A genomic stretch from Shewanella woodyi ATCC 51908 includes:
- a CDS encoding hybrid sensor histidine kinase/response regulator, which yields MNLTIFVGVIAVLYVFLLFLLAWGAERWFSQFTKRIQVWVYGLSLAVYCSSWSFLGTVGQSAQDLWSFLPIFVGPILIFTFGFGLLRKMVLVSKAHNITSVADFIAARYGKSQLLAAIVTLIALFGIMPYIALQLKAMVFSLNLFQPEDSPFDGAKVSLIITAILAMFAILFGTRKLDATEHNPGMMLAIAFESLVKLAAFLIVGIVISFGYFDGFGDIWQQAEQKNLISAPELSISALMPQLLVGMAAFLCMPRQFHVMMVECSNEKTLLKARWLFPLYLLLFGLFVAPLALAGKLILGDSVAADTYVINMPLALDQPIVAVIALLGTLSAATGMVIVAVVTISVMVSNEWLVPMMLRTGKIRQKNFSQFSQFLLNARRLSIIIILGLGYFSYLSFIDSDSLSGLGMLSFGAFAQLAPALIGGMYWKHGNRSGVLMGLIVGFGLWCYILLKGASDVSGVFNNDFGLLDSINPNVRDILTALLANCACYMLGSIWFRAGVVERIQASEFVSPGNLKSNSTRKAAAVSQQDLLILASRFVSPTRAYESFSRFSEEAVKSDSWHKSAPPELIAHTEHMLAGVLGGSSASLVMDSVQQGRDLALDEVFSLVDEASSKIILSQDMLRGAIEHAYEGMSVVDKDLNLVAWNYKYAELYQYPASFLQEGMPISDVVRFNASRGFCGEGDIEEKVNTRVQHMRDGTAHVSERRRKDGKVIKIQGNPMPGGGFVMTFTDITQYREHAKALQEMNDTLEARVKERTYELAMLNSQLLEAKAQEEMANASKSKFLAAVGHDLMQPLNAARLFTASLSQYPNLDQEGRTTLSHVNSSLKIAGELLTDLLDISKLDSGMIEVNRRDFSVSELIDGLGVEFAAMANDNQIKFKMVSSSTSINSDLNLLRRVLQNFLTNAYRYARGSKVLFGCRHRGDELEIQVLDTGCGIDEAETKEIFKEFKRLDNPTSNSVSGLGLGLAIADRISRVLNHKIDVSSVLGRGSVFSIRVPLGKAISEPQPKKIPSLLQPLAGVKVLCIDNEEAILAGLESLLSRWKCEVISAKDLADARIKLGLKGVAPDIVLADYHLDDGQNGVDALNGIRALYGSHLPGILITANTSKRLIDDVHSQGYHYMAKMVKPAALRALISSLVK from the coding sequence ATGAACTTAACCATTTTCGTAGGCGTGATTGCCGTCCTTTATGTCTTTTTGCTGTTTCTCTTAGCTTGGGGGGCTGAACGCTGGTTCAGTCAATTTACTAAGCGAATTCAAGTGTGGGTGTACGGCCTCAGTTTGGCTGTTTACTGCTCATCATGGAGCTTTTTAGGGACAGTGGGGCAATCGGCTCAAGATCTTTGGTCATTCCTGCCTATTTTTGTCGGACCTATTCTTATTTTTACCTTTGGTTTTGGGTTACTACGTAAGATGGTGCTGGTCTCTAAGGCCCATAACATCACCTCCGTTGCGGATTTTATCGCTGCGCGATATGGCAAGTCACAGCTTCTTGCTGCTATCGTCACTCTTATTGCACTGTTTGGTATCATGCCCTATATCGCTTTGCAGCTTAAAGCGATGGTATTTAGTCTTAATTTATTCCAGCCTGAAGACTCACCTTTCGATGGAGCTAAGGTCTCGCTTATTATCACAGCCATTTTGGCTATGTTTGCCATCTTGTTTGGTACTCGCAAGCTTGATGCTACGGAGCATAACCCAGGGATGATGCTGGCGATCGCGTTTGAGTCCCTTGTTAAACTCGCAGCCTTTTTGATTGTAGGCATAGTAATAAGTTTTGGTTATTTCGATGGTTTTGGTGATATCTGGCAACAAGCTGAGCAAAAAAATCTTATCAGCGCCCCTGAGTTAAGTATTAGCGCCTTGATGCCACAACTTTTAGTTGGGATGGCGGCGTTTTTATGTATGCCACGACAGTTTCACGTCATGATGGTGGAGTGTAGTAACGAAAAGACCTTGCTTAAAGCGCGTTGGTTATTTCCTCTTTATCTGCTGCTTTTTGGATTGTTTGTCGCCCCTTTAGCTTTGGCTGGTAAGCTGATTTTAGGCGATAGCGTTGCAGCCGATACCTATGTCATCAATATGCCTTTGGCACTCGATCAGCCTATAGTTGCGGTGATCGCTCTGCTTGGGACCTTGTCTGCTGCGACGGGGATGGTGATTGTGGCGGTGGTAACCATTAGTGTCATGGTCAGTAATGAGTGGTTGGTTCCTATGATGCTGAGAACTGGCAAAATCAGGCAGAAAAATTTCAGTCAATTCTCTCAGTTTCTACTTAATGCACGACGACTCTCTATCATTATCATTTTAGGATTAGGTTACTTTAGTTACCTGTCATTTATCGACAGCGACTCTCTGTCGGGTCTTGGTATGCTCTCCTTTGGCGCCTTTGCCCAGTTAGCACCAGCTCTGATTGGTGGTATGTATTGGAAGCATGGTAATCGTTCGGGGGTCTTAATGGGCCTTATCGTTGGTTTTGGGCTTTGGTGTTATATCTTGCTAAAAGGTGCCAGCGATGTATCAGGTGTCTTTAATAATGATTTTGGCTTATTGGACTCGATCAACCCTAATGTTCGCGATATTTTAACGGCACTGCTGGCAAACTGTGCCTGCTATATGTTGGGCTCAATCTGGTTTAGAGCCGGTGTTGTTGAGCGGATACAGGCCAGTGAGTTTGTTTCACCCGGAAATTTGAAAAGCAATAGTACGCGTAAAGCTGCTGCCGTTTCTCAGCAAGATCTATTGATCTTAGCCAGCCGATTTGTCAGTCCAACGCGTGCCTATGAGAGTTTTTCTCGCTTTTCTGAGGAGGCGGTAAAGAGTGATAGTTGGCATAAATCCGCGCCTCCAGAGTTGATTGCCCATACCGAGCATATGTTAGCGGGTGTCCTCGGTGGCTCTAGTGCTTCATTGGTCATGGATTCAGTGCAGCAAGGACGAGATCTCGCCCTCGATGAGGTGTTTAGTTTAGTCGATGAAGCGTCATCCAAAATTATTTTAAGTCAAGATATGCTCAGAGGGGCGATTGAACACGCTTATGAGGGGATGAGTGTGGTCGATAAAGACCTTAATCTGGTGGCTTGGAACTATAAATATGCTGAATTGTATCAATATCCAGCTTCGTTTTTACAGGAGGGGATGCCGATAAGCGATGTGGTGCGCTTTAATGCCAGCAGAGGCTTTTGTGGTGAAGGCGACATTGAAGAGAAGGTCAATACACGGGTTCAGCACATGCGTGATGGGACTGCCCATGTCTCTGAGCGCAGACGCAAAGATGGCAAGGTGATCAAAATTCAGGGTAACCCTATGCCTGGTGGTGGCTTTGTGATGACCTTTACCGACATTACTCAGTATCGGGAGCATGCTAAAGCGCTCCAAGAGATGAATGACACGTTAGAGGCTAGAGTAAAGGAGCGGACTTACGAGTTGGCGATGCTAAACAGTCAACTACTTGAGGCTAAAGCTCAAGAGGAGATGGCAAACGCGTCTAAGAGTAAGTTTCTTGCCGCTGTGGGTCATGATTTGATGCAACCGTTAAATGCGGCGCGGCTGTTTACCGCTTCCTTGTCTCAATACCCTAACTTAGATCAAGAGGGCAGAACGACCCTGTCTCATGTCAATAGCTCACTTAAAATAGCGGGGGAGCTGCTTACCGATCTGCTTGATATCTCCAAACTAGACTCTGGAATGATTGAGGTTAACCGTCGTGATTTTTCCGTCTCTGAGTTGATCGATGGACTGGGAGTCGAGTTTGCAGCCATGGCTAATGATAATCAGATTAAATTCAAAATGGTCTCCTCTAGTACCAGTATCAATTCAGATCTCAATCTATTGAGGCGGGTGTTACAGAACTTTCTCACCAATGCTTATCGATATGCCAGAGGGAGTAAGGTGCTATTTGGTTGTAGGCATAGAGGAGATGAGCTCGAGATCCAAGTGCTTGATACCGGTTGCGGTATAGATGAAGCCGAGACTAAAGAGATCTTTAAAGAGTTTAAACGACTCGATAATCCTACCAGCAACAGCGTGAGTGGTTTAGGGTTAGGCCTAGCGATTGCCGACAGAATAAGCCGAGTCTTAAATCATAAAATAGATGTTTCATCTGTGTTAGGTCGGGGCTCAGTATTCTCGATTCGGGTGCCACTAGGTAAAGCTATCAGTGAGCCGCAACCTAAGAAGATCCCAAGCCTGTTGCAACCTTTAGCTGGCGTTAAAGTACTCTGTATCGATAATGAAGAAGCTATTTTAGCCGGATTGGAAAGCTTGCTTAGTCGCTGGAAGTGTGAGGTTATTAGCGCTAAAGATCTGGCTGATGCGCGTATTAAACTTGGCCTTAAAGGTGTTGCTCCTGATATTGTCTTGGCGGATTACCACCTAGACGACGGGCAAAATGGCGTCGATGCCCTCAACGGTATACGTGCTCTGTATGGAAGTCATCTCCCTGGCATATTGATCACAGCTAACACCAGTAAACGTTTGATTGATGATGTGCATAGTCAAGGGTATCACTACATGGCCAAGATGGTTAAACCTGCAGCATTGAGGGCGTTGATTTCGAGTTTAGTTAAG